In Acanthopagrus latus isolate v.2019 chromosome 16, fAcaLat1.1, whole genome shotgun sequence, one DNA window encodes the following:
- the hectd1 gene encoding E3 ubiquitin-protein ligase HECTD1 isoform X2, translating into MADVDPDTLLEWLQMGQGDERDMQLIALEQLCMLLLMSDNVDRCFETCPPRTFLPALCKIFLDESAPDNVLEVTARAITYYLDVSAECTRRIVGVDGAIKALCNRLVVVELNNRTSRDLAEQCVKVLELICTRESGAVFEAGGLNCVLSFIRDSGHLVHKDTLHSAMAVVSRLCSKMEPQDSSLETCVESLSSLLKHEDHQVSDGALRCFASLADRFTRRGVDPAPLAKHGLTEELLSRMAAAGGTVSGPASSCKPGRTSTGAAPSAPDSKLSNQVSTIVSLLSTLCRGSPLVTHDLLRSALPDSMESALGGDERCVLDTMRLVDLLLVLLFEGRKALPKSTAGSTGRIPGLRRLDSSGERSHRQLIDCIRSKDTDALIDAIDTGAFEVNFMDDVGQTLLNWASAFGTQEMVEFLCERGADVNRGQRSSSLHYAACFGRPQVAKTLLRHGANPDLRDEDGKTPLDKARERGHSEVVAILQSPGDWMCPVNKGDDKKKKDVNKEEEEGSEPKGDPEMAPIYLRRLLPVFAQTFQQTMLPSIRKASLALIRKMVHYSSEVLLKEVCDSETGHNLPTVLVEITATVLDQEDDDDGHLLALQIIRDLVDKGGDVFLDQLARLGVINKVSTLAGPASDDENEDEAKPEKEEEVQEDAREIQQGKPYHWKDWSIIRGRDCLYIWSDAAALELSNGSNGWFRFILDGKLATMYSSGSPEGGSDSSESRSEFLEKLQRARSQVKPVTASQPILSSVGPTKLTVGNWSLTCLKDGEIAIHNSDGQQATILKEDLPGFVFESNRGTKHSFTAETSLGSEFVTGWTGKRGRKLKSKLEKTKQKVKSMARELYDDHFKAVESMPRGVVVTLRNISTQLESAWELHTNRQCIEGENTWRDLMKTALENLIVVLKDENTISPYEMCSSGLVQALFTVLNSSVELDLKHDCKPLMERINVFKAAFSENEDDESRPAVALIRKLIAVLESIERLPLHLYDTPGSSYNLQILTRRLRFRLERAPGETALIDRTGRMLKMEPLATVESLEQYLLKMVAKQWYDFERSSFVFVRKLREGQTFTFRHQHDFDENGIIYWVGTNAKTAYEWVNPAAYGLVVVTSSEGRNLPYGRLEDILSRDSSALNCHTNDDKNAWFAVDLGLWVIPSAYTLRHARGYGRSALRNWVFQVSKDGQNWTTLYTHVDDCSLNEPGSTATWPLDPSKEEKQGWRHIRIKQMGKNASGQTHYLSLSGLELYGTVTAVCEDQLGKAVKEAEANLRRQRRLFRSQVMKYIVPGARVVRGIDWKWRDQDGNPAGEGTVTGEAHNGWIDVTWDAGGSNSYRMGAEGKFDLKLAPGYDPESAATAPSPKPVSSTVSGPASSTVGPSVTPAASGGTTTTTSSSSSSTSSSSQQQSWSSLVKNNCPDKGGATSLGGASSSSRKGSSSSVCSVASSSDISLSSSVGLPGAGGLRLERRAEGLLLDQGSGVGGVTGVGVSSDGQQQEPIVVLSSAMEGGSGSASSSGTLTADTPAPGDESRNKDSSASSTDPATAISMGLVSVSSPDVSSVSESSSKDTPSQRPLCSAANARLSVSSLLAAGAPMSSSASVPNLSSREASLMESFVRRAPNMSRTNATNNMNLSRSSSDNNTNTLGRNVMSTATSPLMGAQSFPNLTTTGTTSTVTMSTSIVTSSNNVATATTGLSVGQLLSNTLTTSLTSTSSESDTGQEAEFSLYDFLDSCRANTLLAELDDEEDLPEPDDDDDENEDDNQEDQEYEEVLEEEEYETKGGRRRTWDDDFVLKRQFSALVPAFDPRPGRTNVQQTTDLEIPPPGTPRSEVQEEVECAPSPHLSLTLKVAGLGTTREVELPLSNYKSTIFYYVQRLLQLSCNGAVKTDKLRRIWEPTYTIMYRELKDSDKEKESGKMDLCEHSVGGRSGGLSPSSLSANQSSEILGMAREVAQAKAGCSQNACGVEDVLQLLRILYIIGGDATSNPRTLQEDFDELQFNASPEEFTSKKITTKILQQIEEPLALASGALPDWCEQLTSKCPFLIPFETRQLYFTCTAFGASRAIVWLQNRREATMERSRPSTTVRRDDPGEFRVGRLKHERVKVPRGEAMMEWAESVMQLHADRKSVLEVEFQGEEGTGLGPTLEFYALVAAEFQRTSLGIWLCDDDFPDDESRQVDLGGGLKPPGFYVQRSCGLFPAPFPQDSEELERISKLFHFLGVFLAKCIQDNRLVDLPVSQPFFKLLCMGDIKSNMSKLLYQSRSSPQGHDPDRPHLTPFLLLSEVQSEASTEESQETYSVGSFDEDSKSEFIMDPPKPKPPAWYHGILTWDDFQLVNPHRASFLKEVKELAVKRRQILSSKSLSEDEKNTRLQDLMLRNPLGSGPPLSIEDLGLNFQFCPSSKVHGFSAVDLKPNGDDEMVTMENAEEYVELMFDLCMHTGIQKQMEAFREGFNRVFPMEKLSSFSHKEVQMILCGNQSPSWTADDIINYTEPKLGYTRDSPGFLRFVRVLCGMSSDERKAFLQFTTGCSTLPPGGLANLHPRLTIVRKVDATDSSYPSVNTCVHYLKLPEYSSEDIMRERLLAATMEKGFHLN; encoded by the exons ATGGCGGACGTGGACCCAGACACCCTGCTGGAGTGGCTGCAGATGGGTCAGGGCGATGAGCGCGACATGCAGCTCATCGCTCTGGAGCAgctctgcatgctgctgctcatGTCGGACAACGTCGACCGCTGCTTCGAGAC GTGTCCTCCTCGGACGTTCCTGCCGGCGCTCTGTAAGATCTTCCTGGACGAGAGCGCTCCAGATAACGTGCTGGAGGTCACAGCCAGAGCTATCACCTACTACCTGGACGTGTCTGCCGAGTGCACCCGGAGGATTGTGGGAGTGGACGGGGCCATCAAGGCGCTGTGCAACcggctggtggtggtggagctcAACAACAGGACCAGCAGAGATCTCGCCGAGCAGTGTGTCAAG GTGCTGGAGCTGATCTGTACCCGGGAGTCTGGTGCCGTGTTCGAGGCTGGCGGTCTGAACTGTGTGCTGAGTTTCATCAGAGACAGCGGTCACCTGGTTCACAAAGACACTCTGCACTCGGCCATGGCCGTGGTGTCCCGACTCTGCAGCAAGATGGAGCCTCAGGACTCGTCTCTGGAGACCTGCGTCGAGTCTCTGTCCAGCCTCCTCAAACACGAGGACCACCAG GTGTCAGATGGTGCTCTGCGCTGCTTCGCCTCATTGGCTGACCGGTTCACACGCCGGGGTGTGGACCCCGCCCCTTTAGCCAAACATGGCCTGACGGAGGAGCTGCTGTCCCGCATGGCTGCCGCCGGTGGCACGGTGTCGGGTCCCGCCTCTTCCTGTAAGCCTGGCCGGACCTCAACCGGCGCCGCTCCCTCGGCTCCCGACTCCAAACTAAGCAACCAGGTGTCGACCATCGTCAGCCTGCTGTCCACGCTGTGCAGAGGGTCACCGCTTGTCACACAT GACCTGTTGCGTTCAGCCCTGCCTGACTCGATGGAGTCGGCTCTGGGAGGAGACGAGCGCTGTGTGCTGGACACCATGCGGCTGGTGGACCTCCTGCTGGTGCTCCTGTTCGAGGGACGAAAGGCGCTGCCCAAATCCACGGCGGGGTCGACGGGCCGGATCCCCGGCCTGCGACGCCTCGACAGTTCAGGGGAGAGATCACACCGACAGCTCATAGACTGTATCCGCAGCAAAGACACCGACGCTCTGATCGACGCCATCGACACCGGAG CTTTTGAGGTGAACTTCATGGACGATGTTGGACAGACGCTGCTCAACTGGGCTTCAGCTTTTGGCACAcaggaaatg GTGGAGTTTCTGTGTGAGAGGGGGGCGGACGTcaacagaggtcagaggtcgtcCTCACTACACTACGCTGCCTGTTTTGGACGCCCACAAGTAGCCAAg actctGCTGCGTCACGGAGCTAACCCTGACCTGAGAGACGAGGACGGGAAAACTCCTCTGGACAAggcgagggagagaggacaCAGTGAGGTGGTGGCTATACTGCAGTCGCCTG gagacTGGATGTGTCCGGTGAACAAGGGTGacgacaagaagaagaaagatgtgaacaaggaggaggaggagggcagcgaGCCCAAAGGAGACCCAGAGATGGCTCCCATCTACCTGAGGAGACTTCTGCCTGTTTTTGCACAAACCTTTCAGCAAACCATGCTGCCTTCTATAAG gaAAGCCAGTCTGGCTCTGATCAGGAAGATGGTTCACTACAGCAGTGAGGTTCTGCTGAAGGAGGTGTGTGACAGTGAGACGGGACACAACCTTCCCACTGTGCTGGTGGAGATCACTGCGACTGTCCTGGACCAGGAG GACGACGACGACGGTCACCTGCTGGCTCTGCAGATCATCAGAGACTTGGTGGATAAAGGAGGAGACGTTTTCCTCGATCAGCTGGCTCGACTGGGAGTCATCAACAAGGTGTCCACTCTGGCTGGACCGGCGTCTGATGACGAGAACGAGGATGAGGCTAAACCTGAGAAg gaggaggaggtgcaggaggacgCGAGGGAGATCCAGCAGGGGAAGCCGTATCACTGGAAGGACTGGTCCATCATCAGAGGGAGGGACTGTCTCTACATCTGGTCCGACGCTGCTGCACTGGAGCTCTCCAACGGCTCCAACGGCTGGTTCAGGTTCATCCTGGATGGGAAGCTGGCCACCATGTATTCTAGTGGGAGTCCAGAGGGCGGGTCGGACAGTTCTG AGTCTCGCAGTGAGTTCctggagaagctgcagcggGCGCGGAGTCAGGTGAAGCCGGTCACAGCCAGTCAGCCCATCCTGTCCAGCGTGGGTCCCACTAAGCTGACGGTGGGTAACTGGTCTCTGACCTGCCTGAAGGACGGAGAGATCGCCATCCACAACTCTGATGGGCAGCAGGCCACCATCCTGAAGGAAGACCTACCGGGCTTCGTCTTTGAGTCCAACAGAGGAACCAAACACTCGTTCACCGCAGAGACCTCACTGG gCTCAGAGTTTGTGACGGGCTGGACGGGGAAGCGAGGCAGGAAGCTGAAGTCGAAGCTGGAGAAGACGAAGCAGAAGGTGAAGAGCATGGCGAGGGAGCTGTACGACGACCACTTCAAAGCTGTGGAGAGCATGCCCAGAGGGGTGGTGGTCACCCTGAGGAACATCTCCACACAGCTGGAGTCCGCCTGGGAGCTGCACACCAACCGacag tgtatTGAAGGGGAGAACACATGGAGGGACCTGATGAAGACGGCCCTGGAGAACCTGATCGTAGTTTTGAAGGATGAAAACACGATTTCTCCGTATGAGATGTGTAGCAGCGGCCTGGTCCAGGCGCTGTTCACTGTCCTCAACAGT aGTGTGGAACTGGACCTGAAACATGATTGTAAGCCTTTAATGGAGAGGATCAATGTCTTTAAGGCGGCTTTCAGCGAgaatgaagatgatgaaag ccgACCAGCTGTTGCCTTAATCCGTAAACTGATAGCTGTCCTGGAGTCAATAGAACGTCTACCTCTGCACCTGTACGACACTCCAGGCTCCTCATACAACCTGCAG ATCTTGACGAGGAGGCTGCGGTTCCGTCTGGAGCGAGCGCCGGGCGAGACGGCGCTGATCGACCGGACGGGTCGCATGTTGAAGATGGAACCGCTCGCGACTGTGGAGTCTCTGGAGCAGTACCTGCTGAAGATG gtggCGAAGCAGTGGTACGACTTCGAGCGCTCGTCCTTCGTCTTCGTGAGGAAGCTGAGGGAAGGACAGACCTTCACCTTCAGACACCAACACGACTTCGACGAGAACGGAATCATCTACTGGGTCGGAACCAATGCCAA GACGGCGTATGAGTGGGTAAATCCTGCTGCCTATGGCCTCGTggtggtgacatcatcagaggGGCGGAACCTCCCCTACGGGCGACTGGAGGACATCCTCAGTCGGGACAGCTCTGCTCTCAACTGCCACACTAATGATGACAAGAACGCCTGGTTTGCCGTCGACCTCGGCCTCTGGGTCATTCCCTCAGCGTACACACTGAGACACGCCAG GGGTTACGGCCGCTCTGCGTTGAGGAACTGGGTGTTCCAGGTGTCGAAGGACGGTCAGAACTGGACGACTCTCTACACACACGTAGACGATTGCAGCCTCAACGAGCCGGG gtCGACGGCCACGTGGCCTCTGGACCCGTCcaaagaggagaagcaggggTGGAGGCACATCAGGATCAAACAGATGGGGAAGAACGCCAGTGGTCAGACTCactatctgtctctgtccgGACTCGAGCTGTACGGCACCGTCACCGCCGTCTGTGAGGACCAGCTCG gtAAAGCTGTGAAGGAGGCGGAGGCGAACCTTCGTCGCCAGCGTCGCCTGTTTCGCTCCCAGGTGATGAAGTACATCGTCCCGGGGGCGCGGGTTGTCCGCGGCATTGACTGGAAGTGGCGCGACCAGGACGGCAACCCGGCCGGAGAGGGCACCGTCACTGGAGAGGCTCACAACG GCTGGATTGATGTAACCTGGGATGCTGGCGGCTCTAACTCTTACCGTATGGGCGCTGAAGGGAAGTTTGACCTCAAGCTTGCTCCAGGGTACGACCCTGAGTCGGCTGCCACAGCGCCGTCACCCAAACCTGTCTCATCCACTGTTTCAGGCCCCGCCTCCTCCACGGTGGGACCCTCGGTGACGCCGGCGGCCAGCGGcggcaccaccaccaccacgtcctcctcgtcctcctccacctcgtcGTCCTCGCAGCAGCAGTCGTGGAGCAGCCTGGTGAAAAATAACTGTCCAGACAAGGGTGGGGCCACGTCGCTGGGCGGggccagctcctccagcaggaagggcagcagcagctccgtctGCAGTGtcgcctcctcctccgacaTCAGCCTGAGCTCCTCCGTGGGGCTGCCGGGCGCCGGGGGTCTGCGGCTGGAGAGGAGGGCCGAGGGGCTGCTGCTCGACCAGGGCTCCGGGGTGGGAGGCGTGACGGGGGTCGGGGTCAGCTCTGatggacagcagcaggagccGATCGTCGTGCTGTCCTCTGCGATGGAGGGCGGCTCCGGCTCGGCGTCCAGCTCCGGCACGCTTACTGCCGACACGCCCGCCCCCGGTGACGAATCCAGAAACAAGGACTCATCCGCGTCGAGCACCGACCCGGCTACGGCGATCTCAATGGGGCTCGTGAGCGTCAGCTCACCCGACGTCAGCTCCGTGTCGGAGTCATCCAGCAAGGACACGCCATCCCAGAGGCCTCTGTGCTCGGCGGCAAACGCTCGGCTCTCTGTCAGCTCCCTGCTGGCCGCCGGCGCTCCCATGAGCTCCAGCGCCAGCGTGCCCAACCTGTCGTCACGGGAGGCCAGCCTCATGGAGTCGTTTGTCCGCCGCGCTCCCAACATGTCGCGCACCAACGCCACCAACAACATGAACCtgagccgcagcagcagcgacaacaacaccaacacgcTGGGCAGGAACGTCATGAGTACTGCAA cttCTCCTCTCATGGGTGCTCAGAGCTTTCCTAACCTCACCACCACCGGCACCACCTCCACTGTTACCATGTCAACCTCCATAGTAACCAGCAGCAATAACGTAGCCACAGCAACCACTGGGCTGTCGGTGGGACAGTTGCTAAGCAACACCCTGACGACCAGCCTAACGTCCACGTCCAGCGAGAGCGACACGGGCCAGGAGGCGGAGTTCTCTCTCTAtg ACTTCCTGGACAGCTGTCGTGCCAACACGTTATTGGCTGAGCTGGACGACGAGGAGGACCTCCCGGAGCCcgacgacgacgatgacgaGAACGAAGACGACAATCAGGAGGACCAGGAGTACGAGGAGGTCCTG gaggaggaggagtacgAGACCAAAGGAGGTCGCAGGAGAACGTGGGATGACGACTTCGTCCTGAAGAGACAGTTCTCTGCTCTCGTCCCCGCCTTCGACCCCCGACCAGGAAGAACCAACGTCCAGCAGACCACAGACCTCGAGATCCCTCCGCCAG gAACTCCTCGTTCGGAGgttcaggaggaggtggagtgcGCTCCGTCTCCTCACCTGTCGCTCACCCTGAAG gtggcGGGCCTGGGTACGACCCGGGAGGTGGAGCTTCCTCTGTCCAACTACAAGTCCACCATCTTCTACTACGTCCAgcggctgctgcagctgtccTGCAACGGAGCCGTGAAGACGGACAAACTGCGCCGCATCTGGGAGCCGACATACAC gatAATGTACAGAGAGCTGAAGGACTCcgacaaagagaaggagagcgGGAAGATG GACTTGTGTGAACACAGCGTTGGCGGTCGCTCGGGTGGTCTGAGCCCGAGCTCcctttcagccaatcagagcagtgAGATTCTGGGCATGGCCCGCGAGGTGGCGCAGGCGAAGGCGGGCTGCAGCCAGAATGCCTGTGGAGTCGAGGacgtcctgcagctgctgcgcATCCTCTACATCATCGGAGGAGATGCCACCTCCAACCCTCGCACGCTGCAGGAGG ATTTTGACGAGCTGCAGTTCAACGCGTCTCCGGAGGAGTTCACCAGTAAGAAGATCACAACCAAGATCCTGCAGCAGATCGAG GAGCCTCTGGCTCTGGCCAGCGGAGCGCTGCCCGACTGGTGTGAACAGCTCACCTCCAAGTGTCCTTTCCTCATCCCCTTCGAGACCCGACAGCTTTACTTCACCTGCACGGCGTTCGGAGCGTCCAG GGCGATTGTGTGGCTCCAGAACCGGCGCGAGGCGACTATGGAGCGCTCTCGGCCGTCCACCACGGTGAGACGCGACGACCCCGGAGAGTTCAGGGTTGGTCGGCTCAAACACGAGCGAGTCAAAGTGCCCCGAGGAGAAGCCATGATGGAGTGGGCCGAGTCCGTCATGCAGCTCCACGCCGACAGGAAGTCCGTGCTGGAG gtggagTTTCAGGGTGAGGAGGGAACCGGTCTGGGTCCGACTCTGGAGTTCTACGCTCTGGTGGCTGCAGAGTTTCAGAGAACGTCTCTGGGGATCTGGCTGTGTGACGACGACTTCCCCGACGACGAGTCCCGACAG GTGGACCTGGGCGGTGGTCTGAAGCCTCCTGGTTTCTACGTGCAGCGCTCCTGCGGTCTGTTCCCGGCGCCGTTCCCTCAGGACAGCGAGGAGCTGGAGCGGATCAGCAAGCTCTTCCACTTCCTGGGTGTCTTCCTGGCCAAGTGCATCCAGGACAACCGGCTGGTGGACCTGCCCGTCTCTCAGCCTTTCTTCAAGCTGCTCTGCATGGGAGACATCAAGTCCAACATGAGCAAGCTGCTGTACCAGTCCCGCAGCTCCCCGCAGGGCCACGACCCCGACAGGCCTCACCTGACgcccttcctgctgctgtcggAGGTGCAGTCGGAGGCGTCCACCGAGGAGAGCCAGGAGACGTACTCAGTGGGCAGCTTCGACGAGGACTCCAAGTCTGAGTTCATCATGGACCCCCCGAAACCCAAACCGCCCGCCTGGTACCACGGCATTCTCACCTGGGACGACTTCCAGCTCGTCAACCCGCACAG agctAGTTTcctgaaggaggtgaaggagctggCGGTGAAGAGGAGGCAGATTCTGTCCAGTAAGAGTTTATCTGAAGATGAGAAGAACACCAGACTGCAGGACCTGATGCTGAGGAACCCGCTGGGCTCCGGACCCCCCCTCAGTATCGAGGACCTGGG GTTGAACTTCCAGTTCTGTCCGTCCTCGAAGGTTCACGGTTTCTCAGCTGTGGATCTGAAACCAAACGGAGACGACGAG atggTTACCATGGAGAACGCAGAGGAGTACGTGGAGCTGATGTTTGACTTGTGTATGCACACCGGCATCCAGAAACAGATGGAGGCCTtcagag aggGTTTTAATCGAGTGTTTCCGATGGAGAAGTTGAGCTCCTTCAGTCATAAGGAGGTCCAGATGATCCTCTGCGGTAACCAATCACCTTCGTGGactgctgatgacatcatcaactaCACGGAACCAAAGCTGGGTTACACCAGAGACAG TCCCGGCTTCCTGCGCTTCGTCAGAGTTTTGTGCGGGATGTCGTCTGACGAGAGGAAAGCGTTCCTCCAGTTCACCACCGGCTGCTCCACGCTGCCCCCCGGAGGCCTCGCCAACCTGCACCCACGCCTCACCATCGTCAGGAAG GTCGATGCCACAGACTCCAGCTACCCATCAGTCAACACGTGCGTTCACTACCTGAAGCTTCCTGAATATTCCTCCGAGGACATCATGAGAGAGCGTCTGCTCGCCGCCACCATGGAGAAAGGCTTCCACCTCAACTGa